A genomic window from Glycine soja cultivar W05 chromosome 10, ASM419377v2, whole genome shotgun sequence includes:
- the LOC114370266 gene encoding putative phytosulfokines 6, translating to MKQQIGLLFFVLLLSSFLASARLLEPLKGPRQGEKEVEINENAFPQSSHELKDDMEELMGSEECYMKDEECISRRMMVEAHLDYIYTQHHKP from the exons ATGAAGCAACAAATTGGTTTGCTTTTCTTTGTTCTCCTTCTTTCCTCTTTCTTAGCTTCTGCCCGTCTCCTTGAACCACTGAAAGGTCCAAGACAAG GTGAGAAGGAAGTGGAGATCAATGAAAACGCTTTTCCTCAATCATCTCATGAGCTAAAAGATGATATGGAAGAA CTCATGGGATCAGAGGAGTGCTATATGAAGGATGAAGAATGCATTAGCAGAAGGATGATGGTGGAGGCTCACTTGGATTACATCTACACCCAACACCATAAACCTTGA